From Cellulosimicrobium sp. ES-005, one genomic window encodes:
- the wecB gene encoding UDP-N-acetylglucosamine 2-epimerase (non-hydrolyzing) yields MSTDGSRRRIAVLYGTRPEAVKMAPVVAALRASRDLTPVVVTSGQHREMLDQVNDLFGIVPDHDLGLLRHGQSLDDVVAGALQGFGAYLDRHPVDAVVVQGDTSTAFAGALAAYHRQIPVVHVEAGLRTGDVYSPFPEEGNRKFVGSVAALHCAPTEAAAHNLYVENVPREKVVVTGNTVIDALLRTVERQGSTGDPVIDVAVSQGRRIVLVTAHRRESWGAGIGEVAGALVRVANLYPDVLVVLPMHRNPLVRDVVVPILSEVPNVHLTEPMDYAPFCHLLARSTVVVTDSGGIQEEAPAVDVPVIVTRDTTERPEVVQAGGAVLVGTDQNRIVRTLRELLTNEQFHARMARAENPFGDGRAAERTVIALRAMLTARGAATDAGAADRAEILVS; encoded by the coding sequence ATGAGCACTGATGGCAGCCGGCGCAGGATCGCCGTGCTCTACGGGACGAGGCCCGAGGCGGTGAAGATGGCGCCCGTGGTGGCGGCGTTGCGGGCGTCTCGTGATCTGACGCCCGTCGTGGTCACGTCGGGTCAGCATCGCGAGATGCTCGACCAGGTGAACGACCTGTTTGGGATCGTTCCGGACCACGATCTGGGGCTCTTGCGGCACGGTCAGTCGCTTGACGACGTCGTGGCCGGCGCTCTCCAGGGTTTCGGTGCTTACCTGGACCGTCACCCGGTCGACGCGGTCGTGGTGCAGGGGGATACGAGCACCGCCTTCGCGGGGGCGCTCGCCGCGTACCACCGCCAGATCCCGGTCGTGCACGTCGAGGCCGGCCTGCGGACCGGTGACGTGTACTCGCCGTTCCCTGAAGAGGGAAACCGAAAGTTCGTGGGGTCGGTCGCGGCACTGCACTGCGCCCCGACCGAGGCTGCGGCCCACAACCTCTACGTCGAGAACGTGCCGCGCGAGAAGGTCGTCGTCACGGGCAACACCGTGATCGACGCCCTGCTGCGTACGGTCGAGCGGCAGGGCTCGACGGGCGACCCGGTGATCGATGTGGCCGTGTCCCAGGGGCGCCGTATTGTGCTCGTCACTGCGCATCGTCGTGAGTCGTGGGGTGCGGGGATCGGGGAGGTCGCGGGGGCGTTGGTCCGCGTCGCCAACCTCTACCCGGACGTTCTCGTGGTCCTCCCGATGCATCGCAACCCGCTCGTGCGAGACGTCGTCGTCCCGATCTTGTCCGAGGTGCCGAACGTCCACCTGACCGAGCCCATGGACTACGCGCCGTTCTGTCATCTGCTCGCGCGCTCGACCGTCGTGGTCACGGACTCGGGTGGCATCCAGGAGGAGGCGCCGGCGGTCGACGTGCCAGTGATCGTCACGAGGGACACGACGGAGCGGCCCGAGGTCGTCCAGGCCGGCGGCGCGGTCCTCGTCGGCACGGACCAGAACCGCATCGTGCGCACGTTGCGCGAGCTGCTCACGAACGAGCAGTTCCACGCCCGCATGGCTCGTGCCGAGAACCCGTTCGGGGACGGTAGGGCGGCCGAGCGTACGGTGATCGCGCTACGAGCGATGCTCACAGCGCGTGGAGCGGCCACCGATGCCGGGGCGGCGGACCGCGCCGAGATCCTGGTCTCGTAG
- a CDS encoding cadherin-like domain-containing protein: MSFTPPADRGLRTRARHSLGRAARATAVIGLCAGLTLSSATLANAAPATGEGTQSNLLYSVDGGTTWTDTVTAERGQQVLARLFYDTTKDTPVTGTSLTTQIPDGFTYVPGTTRNVLAPGSDVTTGTVGAETKATAVTDSVWSGDNLQVSPSAGFNGESNASQTGILRNGTKRYLNLHECQVQNGQNAATYNVTTPSWIGVGTNTSNSADSSASCEGSLSGGYYVSGQNVEPIDLLGNRYLNLHECQVSNGRDSVTYNVTTPNWIGIGTSGSNSADITPACENNLSGNYVIQGQNVQALDLVGNRYVNLHECQVSNGSNSVTYNVTTPSWIGVGTNASNSADTTPACENNLSGGYVIQGQTVQALDLLDAARGQGFIEFAFTSEAPEPPACEQTVTEPAITSTRQGVLNGTGTGTPTSTAAITLAEYTATGDPCPEELAANTDEYTTVQDTTLTGNVLDNDVIPDGSTITVTGPGAGPWNGDLTLNEDGTFTYTPAPGYVGTDSFSYTITDQDGNTSVGTVNITITEDENGIPLIAPGAAATAGLLGLAGLGLGYTRRRETTNEVI, from the coding sequence ATGTCCTTTACCCCCCCCGCAGATAGGGGACTGAGAACAAGGGCGCGCCACTCCCTAGGACGCGCCGCCCGCGCCACCGCCGTAATCGGCCTGTGCGCCGGACTCACCCTCAGCAGCGCCACGCTCGCGAACGCGGCCCCGGCAACCGGCGAGGGAACCCAGTCCAACCTGCTCTACTCCGTCGACGGCGGGACCACCTGGACCGACACCGTCACCGCCGAGCGTGGCCAGCAGGTCCTGGCCCGCCTGTTCTACGACACCACCAAGGACACCCCGGTGACGGGCACGTCCCTGACCACCCAGATCCCCGACGGATTCACCTACGTCCCCGGCACCACCCGCAACGTCCTGGCCCCCGGCTCCGACGTCACCACCGGTACCGTCGGTGCCGAGACCAAGGCCACCGCCGTCACCGACTCCGTCTGGTCCGGCGACAACCTCCAGGTCTCCCCCTCGGCCGGGTTCAACGGCGAGTCCAACGCCTCCCAGACCGGCATCCTGCGCAACGGCACCAAGCGCTACCTCAACCTCCACGAGTGCCAGGTGCAGAACGGCCAGAACGCTGCGACGTACAACGTCACCACGCCCAGTTGGATCGGCGTCGGAACCAACACCTCCAACTCGGCAGACAGCTCGGCCTCATGCGAGGGCAGTCTCTCCGGCGGCTACTACGTTTCGGGGCAAAACGTGGAGCCGATCGACCTTCTCGGGAACCGGTACCTCAACTTGCACGAGTGCCAGGTCTCCAACGGGAGGGACTCGGTCACCTACAACGTCACCACCCCGAACTGGATCGGGATCGGGACCAGCGGTTCCAACAGCGCCGACATCACCCCCGCGTGCGAGAACAACCTCTCCGGCAACTATGTGATCCAGGGGCAGAACGTCCAAGCGCTGGACCTCGTCGGCAACCGGTACGTCAACCTGCACGAATGCCAGGTGTCCAACGGTTCGAACTCGGTCACGTACAACGTGACCACACCCAGCTGGATCGGCGTCGGCACCAACGCCTCCAACAGCGCCGACACCACCCCCGCGTGCGAGAACAACCTCTCCGGCGGCTACGTGATCCAGGGCCAGACCGTTCAGGCGCTGGATCTTCTAGATGCGGCGCGTGGTCAGGGGTTCATCGAGTTCGCCTTCACCTCCGAGGCACCTGAGCCCCCGGCATGCGAGCAGACCGTCACCGAGCCCGCGATCACCTCCACCCGTCAGGGTGTGCTCAACGGCACCGGGACCGGCACCCCGACCTCCACCGCCGCCATCACCCTGGCCGAGTACACCGCCACCGGGGACCCCTGCCCCGAAGAGCTGGCAGCGAACACCGACGAGTACACCACCGTGCAGGACACCACCCTGACCGGGAACGTCCTGGACAACGACGTCATCCCCGACGGATCCACCATCACCGTCACCGGCCCGGGCGCCGGCCCCTGGAACGGTGACCTCACCCTGAACGAGGACGGCACCTTCACCTACACCCCGGCCCCCGGGTACGTCGGCACCGACTCGTTCAGCTACACCATCACCGACCAGGACGGCAACACCTCCGTCGGCACCGTCAACATCACCATCACCGAGGACGAGAACGGCATCCCCCTCATCGCCCCCGGCGCCGCCGCCACCGCAGGCCTGCTCGGCCTGGCCGGCCTCGGCCTCGGCTACACCCGCCGCCGCGAGACCACGAACGAGGTGATCTGA
- a CDS encoding response regulator transcription factor, whose product MPTRTTNASEVDTLLGAIRTGDTDAARSVLEHCWTGLLDEEDGTALQDVQAAVLAGDPPSVPSDLLDLVSVTRPMPTHPQYRATSISPDETLSGLSAFIRTANQRRAGQPGPSSATASQWLLRARNTELPRPRVLVMLQAFVSALEAGRTTEALLHAEEAYRLSISTGAARLARAAAEAAALALALDAQRHRAQSWIAEACLLPSPPPWWRQTFGDPLLLATNVALLEATVPTGAVADPCLRDAHWATDLWFVALHLDTWHAALSPTPAVALDGLHASLLQRSPAAHTGDVARDPHRPRPIPPLLALDLGRLYLEHGRGTSAELVAELLDQEPAAHSLLTARLCLAHRRPREALAAVRNPAVAHSASPRVRIEARLLSADAHLALGSDDDAHRELAHALDTVRRTGGSFPLRWGSPAVLRVAARLFGHPVVEELARTAREPVEPTFATLSERQSEVLSMLAQGLTATQIARRSFVSANTVKTQVRDIYRRLGVHDRASALRRAHETGLLDPVVRPGLMTHP is encoded by the coding sequence ATGCCGACCCGAACCACCAACGCGAGCGAGGTCGATACGCTGCTGGGAGCCATCCGGACAGGCGACACCGACGCCGCACGGAGCGTGCTGGAGCACTGCTGGACCGGCCTGCTCGACGAGGAGGACGGCACCGCCCTCCAGGATGTCCAGGCCGCGGTGCTCGCCGGGGACCCGCCGTCGGTCCCCTCCGACCTCCTCGACCTCGTGTCCGTGACACGCCCGATGCCCACCCACCCGCAATACCGGGCCACCAGCATCTCCCCCGACGAGACCCTGTCCGGGCTGTCCGCCTTCATCCGGACGGCCAACCAACGACGCGCGGGGCAGCCCGGTCCTTCGTCGGCGACCGCCTCGCAGTGGCTCCTGCGGGCGAGGAACACCGAGCTCCCGCGGCCCCGGGTCCTGGTCATGCTCCAGGCCTTCGTCAGCGCACTCGAGGCAGGACGGACGACGGAGGCACTCCTCCACGCCGAGGAGGCGTACCGGCTGTCGATCTCCACCGGGGCGGCGAGACTGGCACGGGCGGCCGCCGAGGCCGCAGCCCTCGCGCTAGCGCTCGACGCGCAACGCCACCGCGCGCAGAGCTGGATCGCCGAGGCCTGTCTGCTCCCCTCGCCACCACCGTGGTGGCGGCAGACGTTCGGCGACCCGCTCCTCCTCGCCACCAACGTCGCGCTCCTCGAAGCAACAGTCCCCACCGGCGCTGTCGCCGACCCTTGCCTCCGGGACGCGCACTGGGCGACGGACCTCTGGTTCGTCGCATTGCACCTGGACACCTGGCACGCCGCCCTGAGCCCGACGCCCGCCGTCGCCCTCGACGGCCTCCACGCCTCGCTGCTGCAGCGCTCTCCCGCGGCCCACACCGGTGACGTCGCACGAGACCCGCACCGACCCCGGCCGATCCCCCCTCTGCTCGCGCTCGACCTCGGGCGCCTGTACCTGGAGCACGGCCGCGGCACGAGCGCCGAGCTCGTGGCCGAGCTCCTCGACCAGGAGCCCGCTGCGCACTCGCTCCTGACGGCGCGGCTCTGCCTCGCCCATCGGCGCCCCCGCGAGGCCCTCGCCGCCGTCCGCAACCCAGCGGTCGCCCACTCCGCCTCACCACGCGTTCGCATCGAGGCGCGCCTGCTCAGCGCGGACGCGCACCTCGCGCTCGGATCCGATGACGACGCCCACCGCGAGCTTGCCCACGCTCTCGACACGGTCCGCCGCACCGGAGGGTCCTTCCCGCTGCGCTGGGGATCGCCCGCCGTCCTTCGCGTTGCCGCGCGCCTGTTCGGGCACCCCGTCGTCGAGGAGCTCGCGCGCACGGCACGCGAACCGGTCGAGCCGACGTTTGCCACGCTCTCCGAGCGGCAGTCGGAGGTGCTGAGCATGCTCGCGCAGGGGCTCACCGCCACCCAGATCGCCCGTCGGTCGTTCGTGTCGGCGAACACCGTGAAGACGCAGGTGCGCGACATCTACCGCCGGCTGGGAGTGCACGACAGGGCATCCGCACTGCGGAGGGCGCACGAGACCGGTCTGCTCGACCCCGTCGTCCGGCCCGGGCTCATGACCCACCCGTGA
- a CDS encoding sigma-70 family RNA polymerase sigma factor yields MLDRAESGASQTSLGWAELHDDRLVDALRAGQDAAFTELYRRHGPAALGVARRVLGAGPSADDAVAEAFTALLTKAREGGGPTSNVRSYLLTSVRNAALSHVRSQERVRPASHEALDGPAHDPDRLTVAEDVSLVRSAFGTLPARWQQVLWYLDVEGMTPAQAAPMLGISPNAASSLARRARDRLRHGYLQAHVRRADPGCADFSPHLARYAQGGLTPQVRRRIETHLTTCAPCTAVVEELSDLRGRMRILLLPLGAPAVLAASSDGPRSPRAGRSALGGRWAARRRTRGAAAGALAVVGASGTMASARPTDDGSDGPADDLATGVLGSPPEGVVGGVAGVHEADGVDRATAAVPLGGERTGAAAGAAAAVVAAAGAERGPSALSRRGRRRGVGGAAGASAVRQRDGASSGGLLLLPIVGWFGEWPRWWSAVVGTVRHPGRFVRRVWWSRPARTWPWSVGVVSTVLVVLLGVAASGMLPVPVVVAPVGAPVASDGAGPADAESGVEVDEGDPSVPTEAQGSGAVPTPGEHGSPVGAPDGAGGEGQGTRDGSGAPGDAAPPGVPGSPGAVDPGGSTTSPDVVELDVVFEDLGDLAPGRPGVLGVTVTHAGPASVATVVLEVVLPTGVALDSADLGRASSDWTCKASGAGALCTVRGLALGAASTLLVPVVVAPHTTQGAVPVTVRPADGQSDAVFSQDVVVRDSPLAARYVAVGDVGVTQVGAPVLHCPPSDSRCASVVDGTATGTLQDNKAWQMVTVDELGTGTPSSRARLDLPSGSEIVSARLYWGGEYRTGMCDGSVGTVRLASPGGSLRQPVGAVVVERAPGRDYAVYQASVDVTAQVRAGGSGTWGVADVCAAGGSGSMAGWALVVVHRDPTGTASRLAIVNDGLLAVTKGDGGRETVVAGRAGSQARIGAVAWEGDRATGGDQLFLDGTALVPLRWTGSGPGAVGSGSNAFDSTAWGSSYANSLGVDVKPFRPAALLASRAALRAVSTGDDFWVGALTVVTGGS; encoded by the coding sequence ATGCTTGATCGCGCAGAGAGCGGCGCGTCGCAGACCTCGCTCGGCTGGGCGGAGCTCCACGATGACCGGCTCGTCGACGCGCTGCGAGCAGGGCAGGACGCGGCGTTCACTGAGCTCTACCGTCGGCACGGTCCCGCGGCGCTCGGGGTGGCCCGGCGCGTCCTCGGAGCGGGACCCAGCGCCGACGACGCGGTGGCGGAGGCCTTCACCGCGCTGCTGACGAAGGCGCGCGAGGGCGGCGGACCGACGAGCAACGTCCGTTCGTACCTACTGACGTCCGTGCGCAACGCGGCGCTGAGCCACGTCCGCTCGCAGGAGAGGGTCCGGCCAGCGTCGCATGAGGCTCTCGACGGCCCGGCGCACGACCCCGACCGCCTGACCGTGGCCGAGGACGTCTCCCTCGTGCGTTCGGCGTTCGGCACGCTGCCGGCCCGCTGGCAGCAGGTGCTTTGGTACCTGGACGTGGAGGGCATGACGCCGGCTCAGGCGGCGCCGATGCTCGGCATCTCGCCGAACGCCGCGTCGTCCCTGGCCCGGCGAGCGCGCGACCGCCTGCGCCACGGCTATCTCCAGGCCCACGTACGGCGGGCCGACCCCGGGTGCGCGGACTTCTCGCCGCACCTGGCGCGGTACGCGCAGGGTGGTCTCACCCCGCAGGTACGGCGGCGCATCGAGACGCATCTGACGACCTGTGCCCCGTGCACCGCAGTCGTTGAGGAGCTGAGCGACCTCCGCGGTCGTATGCGCATCCTGCTCCTGCCCCTTGGAGCCCCGGCAGTGCTGGCAGCGTCGTCGGACGGCCCGCGTTCGCCCCGGGCGGGCAGGTCGGCGCTGGGTGGTCGGTGGGCGGCACGGCGCCGCACTCGTGGCGCAGCCGCCGGCGCCCTCGCCGTGGTTGGTGCGTCCGGGACGATGGCCTCCGCCCGTCCCACGGACGACGGCTCGGACGGCCCGGCCGACGATCTCGCGACCGGTGTGCTCGGTAGCCCGCCCGAGGGCGTGGTCGGTGGTGTGGCAGGCGTGCACGAGGCGGACGGCGTGGACCGGGCGACGGCGGCAGTACCCCTGGGGGGCGAGCGAACAGGTGCCGCAGCAGGGGCTGCGGCGGCCGTCGTGGCGGCTGCTGGGGCGGAGCGAGGTCCGTCGGCGCTCTCTCGTCGGGGACGCCGCCGTGGGGTGGGCGGCGCCGCAGGTGCCAGCGCCGTCAGACAGCGCGACGGCGCGTCGTCGGGCGGTCTGCTCCTGCTTCCTATCGTGGGGTGGTTCGGGGAGTGGCCGCGGTGGTGGTCCGCGGTGGTGGGGACGGTGCGTCACCCGGGGCGCTTCGTGCGCCGGGTGTGGTGGTCGCGCCCCGCGCGGACCTGGCCCTGGTCCGTCGGTGTGGTGTCGACGGTGCTCGTCGTGCTCCTGGGTGTGGCGGCATCGGGGATGCTCCCCGTCCCGGTGGTCGTCGCCCCGGTCGGTGCGCCGGTGGCCTCCGACGGGGCGGGCCCCGCGGATGCTGAGTCCGGCGTGGAGGTCGACGAGGGTGACCCGTCGGTGCCGACCGAGGCTCAGGGGAGCGGTGCGGTTCCGACGCCGGGAGAGCACGGCTCTCCGGTGGGCGCACCGGACGGCGCGGGCGGGGAGGGGCAGGGCACCAGGGACGGCTCCGGCGCGCCGGGCGACGCTGCACCGCCCGGGGTGCCTGGGTCGCCGGGGGCGGTAGATCCCGGCGGTTCGACGACGTCCCCGGACGTGGTCGAGCTCGACGTCGTCTTCGAGGATCTCGGAGACCTCGCGCCCGGGCGCCCCGGGGTCCTCGGCGTCACCGTCACGCACGCCGGCCCGGCCTCGGTCGCGACCGTCGTGCTCGAGGTGGTGCTGCCCACCGGCGTCGCCCTCGACTCTGCCGACCTCGGGCGGGCTTCTTCCGACTGGACGTGCAAGGCGTCGGGCGCTGGTGCTCTCTGTACGGTACGCGGGCTCGCCCTCGGGGCGGCCTCGACGCTGCTCGTCCCCGTCGTCGTCGCACCGCACACCACCCAGGGCGCGGTTCCCGTCACCGTCCGGCCCGCAGACGGGCAGTCGGACGCGGTGTTCAGCCAGGACGTCGTGGTGCGGGACTCGCCGCTCGCCGCGCGCTACGTCGCGGTGGGGGACGTCGGCGTCACCCAGGTGGGGGCCCCGGTCCTGCATTGCCCGCCGTCCGACAGCAGGTGCGCGAGCGTCGTCGACGGCACCGCGACCGGGACCCTGCAGGACAACAAGGCGTGGCAGATGGTGACGGTCGACGAGCTGGGCACGGGAACGCCGTCGTCCCGGGCTCGTCTCGACCTGCCGTCCGGCAGCGAGATCGTCAGCGCGCGGCTGTACTGGGGCGGCGAGTACCGCACCGGCATGTGTGACGGGTCCGTCGGGACGGTGCGGCTGGCCTCGCCCGGTGGATCGCTCAGGCAGCCCGTCGGCGCGGTCGTGGTCGAGCGTGCGCCCGGGCGCGACTACGCGGTCTACCAGGCCAGCGTCGACGTGACGGCGCAGGTCCGGGCCGGGGGGTCGGGAACCTGGGGGGTCGCCGACGTGTGCGCGGCCGGTGGCAGCGGGTCGATGGCCGGGTGGGCACTCGTGGTGGTGCACCGGGACCCGACCGGCACCGCCTCGAGACTCGCGATCGTGAACGACGGTCTCCTGGCTGTCACCAAGGGGGACGGAGGCCGCGAGACGGTCGTCGCAGGTCGCGCAGGGTCGCAGGCCCGCATCGGTGCGGTCGCCTGGGAGGGCGACCGCGCGACCGGTGGGGACCAGCTCTTCCTCGACGGCACCGCGCTGGTACCGCTGCGGTGGACCGGATCCGGCCCCGGCGCGGTCGGATCGGGCAGCAATGCCTTCGACTCGACGGCGTGGGGGTCGTCCTACGCGAACTCGCTTGGTGTCGACGTGAAGCCGTTCCGGCCGGCAGCGCTGCTCGCCTCGCGTGCCGCGCTGCGTGCCGTGAGTACGGGGGACGACTTCTGGGTGGGGGCGCTCACCGTCGTCACGGGTGGGTCATGA
- a CDS encoding Ig-like domain-containing protein, producing the protein MSGTLESGVRWESTAELSGGQATLTQGQEATVSFSEPVELELTIWSLQDNAAGQECVSVSEALDPVSISARHRWDPDTRQLCGVENVSGAASVFEGSAVEQVTVTATGSNATHARLLGDLRVTVERDAAELVDDAAATVTGAGTTIDVLANDVLPEGSSLPTVEAASAHGGAVTVTPEGLVVYTPPAGFVGTDSFTYQVVGPDRVARSATVTVTVTEDESGVPLVAPLGSLAAGVGALSFVAVRRRARR; encoded by the coding sequence ATGAGCGGGACGTTGGAGTCCGGGGTCCGCTGGGAGTCGACTGCGGAGCTCTCCGGTGGACAGGCCACGTTGACTCAGGGGCAGGAGGCCACCGTCTCCTTCTCGGAGCCGGTGGAGCTCGAGCTCACGATCTGGAGCCTTCAGGACAACGCGGCGGGGCAGGAGTGCGTCTCCGTCTCGGAGGCTCTTGATCCGGTGAGCATCAGCGCCCGGCACCGCTGGGACCCGGACACCCGTCAGCTCTGCGGCGTGGAGAACGTGTCCGGCGCGGCGAGCGTGTTCGAGGGTTCCGCAGTCGAGCAGGTGACCGTGACGGCGACCGGGTCCAACGCGACGCACGCGCGGCTCCTCGGTGACCTTCGCGTGACCGTGGAGCGGGACGCCGCAGAGCTCGTCGACGACGCGGCGGCCACCGTGACCGGTGCGGGGACGACGATCGACGTCCTGGCCAACGACGTCCTGCCCGAGGGGTCGAGCCTGCCGACGGTCGAGGCCGCATCCGCTCACGGAGGCGCGGTCACCGTGACGCCCGAGGGGCTCGTCGTCTACACGCCTCCCGCCGGGTTCGTCGGCACCGACTCGTTCACCTACCAGGTCGTCGGGCCGGACCGGGTGGCGCGCTCGGCGACCGTGACCGTGACCGTGACCGAGGATGAGAGCGGCGTCCCGCTGGTCGCGCCGCTCGGGTCCCTCGCGGCCGGTGTCGGGGCTCTGTCCTTCGTGGCGGTGCGGCGCCGGGCACGCCGCTGA